In Halothermothrix orenii H 168, the sequence TTATTTAACTGGACCTGTTATTTCTTCAAGATTACCATTCTCATATTCCTCAAGGGCTTTTTTTATAGTACCACCTTTATATGAGTAAATCTTAACACCACCTGCCTTGAGGGCACTAAAGGCTTTGGGCCCTACCTGGCCAGTGATTAAAACACCTACCCCTTCATCTATTAAAGTCTGGGCAGCAAGAACTCCAGCCCCGCTGGGAGAATTATGGGCAGGATTTTCCATAATATCAACCTCTTTAGAATCTGTACCATTTACATATGCAAAAAAAGAAGACCTCCCGAACC encodes:
- a CDS encoding NifB/NifX family molybdenum-iron cluster-binding protein, with the protein product MKIALTCGEKNGLNSKVTTRFGRSSFFAYVNGTDSKEVDIMENPAHNSPSGAGVLAAQTLIDEGVGVLITGQVGPKAFSALKAGGVKIYSYKGGTIKKALEEYENGNLEEITGPVK